One window from the genome of Lutra lutra chromosome X, mLutLut1.2, whole genome shotgun sequence encodes:
- the LOC125091661 gene encoding melanoma-associated antigen 8-like isoform X1, protein MNPEGGQRGPHSIRFPGVVEKGLLSPRCEAGVPGITVQPDTNAMPLGQRSELRKLEEDPGPGPGQGLEEAQQCGAGGVEALPPSSASASSQSTVPSLSCSALSLGPPEEGSAAGTPSPPQSPQRACPSPAAMAATVWSLPDQGSSSSDEEGSSTWEESEEAEPRLSDVLQEKTADLVGFLLLKYLTKEPTSQAEMLAIVGEDEQDAFPGILGQASKCMQLVFGVEVKEVDPSEHSYVLVPVLGLTCDAMLSIEQGAPKTGFLVVLLGAILLEGDRALEEVVWEALGVMGVYAGEEHIIYGEPRELLTNVWVQEGYLEYRQVPGSDPARYEFLWGPRAHAETSRLQVLEYLLRVYPGLPVPSLAPSEEAVSHEEEGA, encoded by the exons ATGAACCCTGAGGGAGGCCAGAGGGGACCTCACAGCATTCGGTTCCCAGG GGTCGTCGAGAAGGGGCTGTTGAGCCCTCGGTGTGAGGCAGGAGTCCCTGGGATCACG GTTCAGCCCGACACCAACGCCATGCCCCTGGGTCAGAGGAGTGAGCTGAGGAAGCTGGAGGAAGACCCTGGACCAGGACCAGGCCAGGGCCTGGAGGAGGCACAGCAGTGCggggctggaggggtggaggCCCTACCTCCCTCCTccgcctctgcctcctcccagtcCACCGTCCcgtccctctcctgctctgccctgTCTCTGGGCCCCCCGGAGGAGGGGTCTGCTGCGGGGACCCCGAGTCCTCCCCAGAGCCCTCAGAGGGCCTGCCCCTCGCCCGCGGCCATGGCAGCCACTGTCTGGAGCCTGCCCGACCAGGGCTCCAGCAGCTCAGATGAGGAGGGGTCCAGCACCTGGGAGGAGTCCGAAGAAGCCGAGCCTCGGCTCTCAGACGTGCTCCAGGAGAAGACAGCTGACCTGGTGGGGTTCCTGCTCCTCAAGTATCTCACCAAGGAGCCGACCAGCCAGGCGGAGATGCTGGCGATCGTCGGCGAGGATGAGCAGGACGCCTTCCCCGGGATCCTGGGCCAGGCGTCCAAGTGCATGCAGCTGGTGTTCGGCGTGGAGGTGAAGGAAGTGGACCCCAGCGAGCACTCCTACGTCCTGGTCCCCGTCCTGGGCCTCACCTGCGACGCGATGCTGAGCATTGAGCAGGGCGCGCCCAAGACCGGCTTCCTGGTGGTGCTCCTGGGGGCGATCCTCCTGGAGGGCGACCGTGCCCTCGAGGAGGTGGTGTGGGAAGCGCTGGGGGTCATGGGGGTGTATGCCGGCGAGGAGCACATCATCTATGGGGAGCCCCGGGAGCTCCTGACCAATGTCTGGGTGCAGGAAGGGTACCTGGAGTACCGGCAGGTGCCCGGCAGTGACCCTGCCCGCTACGAGTTCCTGTGGGGTCCCAGGGCCCACGCGGAAACCAGCAGGTTGCAGGTGCTGGAGTATTTGCTGCGAGTCTATCCCGGGCTGCCGGttccctccctggccccctctGAAGAGGCTGTGAGCCATGAGGAAGAGGGGGCCTGA
- the LOC125091661 gene encoding melanoma-associated antigen 8-like isoform X2: MPLGQRSELRKLEEDPGPGPGQGLEEAQQCGAGGVEALPPSSASASSQSTVPSLSCSALSLGPPEEGSAAGTPSPPQSPQRACPSPAAMAATVWSLPDQGSSSSDEEGSSTWEESEEAEPRLSDVLQEKTADLVGFLLLKYLTKEPTSQAEMLAIVGEDEQDAFPGILGQASKCMQLVFGVEVKEVDPSEHSYVLVPVLGLTCDAMLSIEQGAPKTGFLVVLLGAILLEGDRALEEVVWEALGVMGVYAGEEHIIYGEPRELLTNVWVQEGYLEYRQVPGSDPARYEFLWGPRAHAETSRLQVLEYLLRVYPGLPVPSLAPSEEAVSHEEEGA, encoded by the coding sequence ATGCCCCTGGGTCAGAGGAGTGAGCTGAGGAAGCTGGAGGAAGACCCTGGACCAGGACCAGGCCAGGGCCTGGAGGAGGCACAGCAGTGCggggctggaggggtggaggCCCTACCTCCCTCCTccgcctctgcctcctcccagtcCACCGTCCcgtccctctcctgctctgccctgTCTCTGGGCCCCCCGGAGGAGGGGTCTGCTGCGGGGACCCCGAGTCCTCCCCAGAGCCCTCAGAGGGCCTGCCCCTCGCCCGCGGCCATGGCAGCCACTGTCTGGAGCCTGCCCGACCAGGGCTCCAGCAGCTCAGATGAGGAGGGGTCCAGCACCTGGGAGGAGTCCGAAGAAGCCGAGCCTCGGCTCTCAGACGTGCTCCAGGAGAAGACAGCTGACCTGGTGGGGTTCCTGCTCCTCAAGTATCTCACCAAGGAGCCGACCAGCCAGGCGGAGATGCTGGCGATCGTCGGCGAGGATGAGCAGGACGCCTTCCCCGGGATCCTGGGCCAGGCGTCCAAGTGCATGCAGCTGGTGTTCGGCGTGGAGGTGAAGGAAGTGGACCCCAGCGAGCACTCCTACGTCCTGGTCCCCGTCCTGGGCCTCACCTGCGACGCGATGCTGAGCATTGAGCAGGGCGCGCCCAAGACCGGCTTCCTGGTGGTGCTCCTGGGGGCGATCCTCCTGGAGGGCGACCGTGCCCTCGAGGAGGTGGTGTGGGAAGCGCTGGGGGTCATGGGGGTGTATGCCGGCGAGGAGCACATCATCTATGGGGAGCCCCGGGAGCTCCTGACCAATGTCTGGGTGCAGGAAGGGTACCTGGAGTACCGGCAGGTGCCCGGCAGTGACCCTGCCCGCTACGAGTTCCTGTGGGGTCCCAGGGCCCACGCGGAAACCAGCAGGTTGCAGGTGCTGGAGTATTTGCTGCGAGTCTATCCCGGGCTGCCGGttccctccctggccccctctGAAGAGGCTGTGAGCCATGAGGAAGAGGGGGCCTGA